In a genomic window of Gloeocapsa sp. PCC 73106:
- a CDS encoding HAD hydrolase-like protein, which yields MVKVSLVVFDMAGTTIQDKNEVLDCFTQAATANGLKATEARVNQMMGLPKRQVFEVLWQEQIGSDSLDYPVKVESSYQQFRQILEDYYRNQAIVPTEGCLETFTWLKTRGIKIALNTGFYREVTDIILNKLEWDSYIDISVTPSEIYANEGRPAPFMIQKAMYKLGISDPKQVIAVGDTPSDLAAAKNASCLLALGITTGTHSRVELDQHPHDGLIDSLEELKTIISNP from the coding sequence ATGGTTAAAGTTAGTCTGGTTGTTTTCGATATGGCAGGAACCACGATTCAAGACAAAAATGAAGTGTTAGATTGTTTCACTCAAGCCGCTACAGCTAACGGCTTAAAGGCTACAGAAGCTAGAGTCAATCAGATGATGGGGTTACCCAAACGCCAAGTATTTGAAGTGCTTTGGCAAGAACAAATTGGTTCTGACTCACTAGATTATCCAGTTAAAGTAGAAAGCAGTTATCAACAATTTAGACAAATTTTAGAAGATTATTATCGTAATCAGGCGATTGTACCCACGGAGGGGTGTTTAGAAACTTTTACTTGGTTAAAAACCCGAGGGATCAAAATAGCATTAAACACTGGTTTTTATCGAGAAGTTACTGATATTATCTTAAACAAATTAGAGTGGGATAGTTATATAGATATAAGTGTAACCCCATCAGAAATCTACGCTAACGAGGGACGTCCCGCACCCTTTATGATTCAAAAAGCTATGTATAAACTGGGAATAAGCGATCCAAAACAGGTTATTGCTGTGGGAGATACTCCCTCGGATTTAGCCGCAGCCAAAAATGCCAGTTGTTTACTAGCTTTAGGAATTACCACGGGGACCCATAGCCGAGTAGAATTGGATCAACATCCTCACGACGGCTTAATTGATTCTCTAGAAGAACTCAAAACAATTATTAGCAACCCTTGA
- a CDS encoding TIGR03364 family FAD-dependent oxidoreductase: MQTNQVDVAVIGAGIVGLAHALTAAKQGLKVVVFERNSYAIGASVRNFGMIWPIGQPTGLLRERALKSREIWQETAQEAGFYLDTCGSLHLAYREDEMAVLEEFVATTGGDNIALLTPEEVAEKSQVVVTQGLLGALWSSTEMTVDPREAIAKIPILLKDKYQVQFCFNRVVTSISYPDIQAGEEIWKAERIFICSGSDFETLYPSLHQQSGMTKVKLQMMRTSPQNWRLGPSLCGGLTLTHYSAFAHCQSLAALKARIESETPHFCQWHIHVLMSQNELGELILGDSHEYGMTLDPFDRHFINQYVLDYLKGFANIPNLEIAETWHGIYAKIPGKTEFIANPEPGVTIVNGLGGAGMTLSFGLANDRV; this comes from the coding sequence ATGCAAACTAATCAGGTAGATGTAGCGGTAATCGGCGCAGGGATAGTGGGTTTAGCCCATGCTTTAACCGCGGCAAAACAAGGTTTAAAAGTAGTAGTATTCGAAAGAAACAGCTACGCTATCGGCGCTTCAGTGCGCAATTTTGGCATGATCTGGCCCATCGGTCAACCGACAGGACTTTTAAGAGAGAGAGCGTTAAAAAGTAGGGAAATTTGGCAGGAGACAGCACAAGAGGCGGGTTTTTACCTAGATACCTGTGGTTCCCTACATCTAGCGTACCGCGAGGATGAAATGGCCGTGCTAGAAGAATTTGTAGCTACGACTGGAGGAGATAATATCGCTTTACTTACTCCTGAGGAAGTAGCAGAAAAAAGCCAAGTCGTGGTCACTCAAGGCTTACTGGGTGCGCTATGGAGTAGTACGGAAATGACTGTAGATCCAAGAGAAGCGATCGCTAAGATACCCATTCTTCTTAAAGATAAATATCAGGTACAATTTTGCTTTAATCGGGTAGTAACCTCTATTAGCTATCCCGACATCCAAGCGGGTGAGGAAATCTGGAAAGCAGAACGGATTTTTATCTGTAGCGGGAGTGATTTTGAAACCCTCTACCCTTCTCTACATCAACAGTCGGGAATGACTAAGGTCAAATTGCAGATGATGCGTACCTCTCCCCAGAATTGGCGATTGGGACCATCTCTATGTGGAGGTTTAACCCTAACTCACTACAGTGCTTTTGCTCATTGTCAATCCCTAGCCGCCCTCAAAGCTAGAATAGAGTCAGAAACTCCCCACTTCTGTCAATGGCACATTCACGTGTTGATGTCCCAAAATGAACTAGGAGAGTTGATACTGGGCGATTCCCACGAGTATGGGATGACTCTAGATCCTTTTGATCGCCATTTCATCAACCAGTATGTACTGGATTATCTCAAAGGCTTTGCCAATATTCCTAATTTAGAGATAGCTGAGACTTGGCACGGTATTTACGCCAAAATACCAGGAAAAACCGAATTTATCGCTAATCCGGAACCAGGAGTAACCATAGTCAACGGTTTAGGTGGTGCGGGGATGACCTTATCTTTCGGTTTAGCCAATGATAGGGTGTAG
- a CDS encoding DNA-processing protein DprA — translation MTDLDILALKSIKGISNKTVLSILNRFGSHWQNYHDLWDILQEFYHLSREEINTAYQKAKESLEEHRKQGITIVSYVDVQFPQQLREIENPPLLLYIKGDVTILRPENSVAVIGMRQPTESGKKIGFEIGKNLAESGLIVVSGLALGCDTAGHKGCIAGGGKTIAVLAHGLQTIYPPSNQELAQTIVETGGCLVSEYPLGYHYYGNTFIERDRLQSGLSTAVIVIETDLTGGTMHTVKFSLEQKRILACIVYPLQKQPRGNQLLITSGKAIPLANQEELLSLIEVVKVLG, via the coding sequence TTGACAGATTTAGATATATTAGCGCTTAAGAGTATTAAAGGAATTAGCAATAAAACAGTACTGTCAATTCTTAATAGGTTTGGTAGTCACTGGCAAAACTATCATGATTTATGGGATATTCTTCAAGAATTTTATCATCTAAGTCGAGAGGAAATAAATACCGCTTATCAGAAAGCAAAAGAGTCTCTAGAAGAACATAGAAAGCAGGGAATTACTATTGTTTCTTATGTAGATGTACAGTTTCCGCAACAACTGCGAGAGATTGAAAATCCTCCTTTATTACTTTATATCAAGGGAGATGTAACAATTCTGCGACCAGAAAATTCAGTAGCAGTAATTGGAATGAGACAACCCACAGAATCAGGTAAAAAAATTGGTTTTGAAATTGGTAAAAATCTAGCAGAATCAGGGTTAATTGTTGTGAGTGGATTAGCCTTAGGTTGTGATACAGCGGGTCACAAAGGATGTATAGCAGGAGGTGGTAAAACCATCGCAGTCTTAGCCCATGGATTACAGACGATTTATCCTCCGAGTAACCAAGAGTTAGCTCAAACCATCGTAGAAACAGGAGGGTGTCTAGTGAGTGAATATCCCTTAGGATACCATTACTATGGGAATACTTTTATTGAACGCGATCGCCTGCAAAGTGGTTTAAGTACAGCAGTAATCGTGATTGAAACCGACTTAACAGGAGGTACCATGCACACGGTTAAATTTTCTCTAGAACAAAAGCGTATTTTAGCTTGTATAGTTTATCCTCTACAAAAACAACCTAGAGGCAACCAATTACTAATTACCAGTGGTAAAGCTATCCCTTTAGCTAATCAAGAAGAGTTATTGAGTTTAATTGAAGTAGTCAAAGTTTTGGGGTAG
- a CDS encoding restriction endonuclease subunit S encodes MRSPSVALRDRAVKRRTLNKSKLAKIQIPLPPIEEQKRIGMILDKADNIRRLRREAIALLDQLLR; translated from the coding sequence ATGCGATCACCTTCGGTGGCGCTGCGTGATCGCGCAGTAAAGAGAAGAACACTAAATAAAAGTAAGTTAGCTAAGATTCAAATCCCTCTACCCCCAATAGAAGAACAAAAGCGTATAGGGATGATTCTGGATAAAGCTGATAACATACGCAGATTGAGAAGGGAAGCGATCGCACTTCTAGATCAATTATTGCGCTAA
- a CDS encoding DUF4926 domain-containing protein, which translates to MTFPLFAQVQLTQDIPEFNLKKGSVGVIVERYPMSQGEDGYSVEGLIAQDTVEVTESQIKLVKVEQVPEKETIFKR; encoded by the coding sequence ATGACATTTCCTCTATTTGCTCAAGTCCAATTAACTCAAGATATTCCTGAGTTTAATCTCAAAAAAGGTAGCGTCGGGGTAATTGTTGAACGTTATCCCATGTCTCAAGGAGAAGATGGCTACAGTGTAGAAGGTTTAATTGCTCAAGATACCGTAGAAGTTACTGAGTCTCAAATTAAATTAGTTAAGGTTGAACAAGTACCCGAAAAAGAAACAATTTTTAAGCGATGA
- a CDS encoding FAD-dependent oxidoreductase, with protein sequence MLKYIVIALLNAIIAQETLATQRAIAQTVECDILVVGAGLAGVAASHEALLAGKTVCMTEITDWMGGQISSQGTSALDERSTQRSLLFYPRGYLELRQRIAEHYGKLNPGDCWVSDSCFLPRDGHDLLLTQLQEAAKSGKGNLHWFPSTVIKELEKSESGNWINAAIAIQHQPHPDTPPLNTFPLSQTIQDWYSYSDSPNFQKKIIRFTYPASVPGDWYVIEATETGEIIALADVPYRLGIDPLSHFEPSSSSEMGDSYCTQGFTYTFALEQTETKQSYEMPSFYPQHAHYYSYELSRFADLDLLFTYRRIWSAETGEWQTVGGISFTSPTPGDISMQNWTWGNDYRPGNPEDNLIYTREQLKATGQLHPGGWKGGLRTETLHKGEEHALGFFYWLAMGTTDSQLGTGVKQPYPYYRLLQGPDTAMGTSHGLSKYPYIREGRRIIGRPSFGYPEGFTIREIDISRRNYQDPYYRENLPPETYRRLESMISGLEGTPRPSRKRSTIYPDGVGIGHYAIDFHPCMEDSPPESAGNRERSRERKGAGMAYPFQIPLRAMIPQNIDNLLVAGKSIATSHIASAAYRVHSFEWSSGAAAGITAVFALEQDVIPYQLIETMPRPSDELKLLQKKLNENGNPTAFPNTSIFNESWDDWE encoded by the coding sequence ATGTTGAAGTACATAGTCATCGCGCTTTTAAATGCCATCATTGCTCAAGAAACCCTAGCAACCCAAAGAGCGATCGCTCAAACTGTAGAATGCGATATTTTAGTAGTTGGTGCGGGATTAGCAGGGGTAGCAGCTAGTCATGAAGCTTTATTAGCGGGTAAAACCGTGTGTATGACAGAAATAACGGACTGGATGGGGGGACAAATCTCTTCCCAGGGAACATCAGCTTTAGACGAAAGAAGTACCCAGCGATCGCTCTTATTTTACCCTCGGGGTTATTTAGAATTGCGCCAAAGAATCGCAGAACATTATGGGAAACTCAATCCGGGAGATTGTTGGGTGAGTGATTCCTGTTTTCTACCCCGAGATGGTCATGATTTACTATTAACTCAACTCCAAGAAGCCGCTAAATCAGGGAAAGGTAATCTGCACTGGTTCCCCTCTACGGTAATTAAAGAATTGGAAAAATCAGAGTCGGGGAATTGGATTAACGCGGCGATCGCTATTCAGCATCAACCCCATCCTGATACTCCTCCTCTCAATACTTTTCCTCTTTCCCAAACTATTCAAGATTGGTACTCATATTCGGACTCTCCTAATTTCCAGAAAAAGATTATTCGCTTTACTTACCCTGCTTCTGTACCTGGCGATTGGTACGTCATCGAAGCTACAGAAACCGGAGAAATCATCGCTCTAGCTGATGTACCCTATCGTTTGGGAATAGATCCTCTTTCTCATTTTGAACCTTCCTCATCTAGTGAGATGGGAGATTCCTATTGTACTCAAGGATTTACCTATACCTTTGCACTTGAGCAAACTGAGACAAAACAAAGCTATGAAATGCCTTCATTTTATCCTCAACACGCCCATTACTACAGTTATGAGTTATCTCGTTTTGCTGATCTCGATTTACTCTTTACCTACCGACGGATTTGGAGCGCTGAAACTGGAGAGTGGCAAACTGTAGGTGGCATCAGTTTCACCAGTCCCACCCCAGGAGATATTTCGATGCAAAACTGGACTTGGGGTAATGATTATCGTCCCGGAAACCCAGAGGATAACTTAATTTATACCAGAGAACAATTAAAAGCAACGGGTCAATTGCATCCCGGTGGCTGGAAGGGTGGGTTACGCACCGAAACCCTTCATAAAGGGGAAGAACACGCACTGGGGTTCTTTTATTGGCTCGCAATGGGAACTACTGACTCTCAATTAGGTACGGGGGTGAAGCAGCCTTACCCCTATTATCGTTTGTTGCAGGGTCCCGACACCGCTATGGGAACTAGTCACGGTTTATCTAAATATCCCTATATCAGGGAAGGACGCAGGATTATCGGTCGTCCCTCTTTTGGCTATCCGGAGGGTTTTACGATTCGGGAAATTGATATCTCTCGTCGCAACTATCAAGATCCATACTATCGAGAAAATCTCCCTCCTGAGACTTATCGACGTCTAGAGAGTATGATATCAGGATTAGAGGGAACCCCACGACCAAGTCGCAAGCGGTCTACAATTTACCCCGATGGGGTGGGTATCGGTCATTACGCCATCGATTTCCATCCATGTATGGAAGATAGTCCTCCTGAAAGTGCGGGTAATCGAGAGCGATCGCGCGAAAGAAAAGGCGCAGGAATGGCTTATCCTTTTCAGATTCCTTTAAGAGCGATGATTCCTCAAAATATTGACAACTTATTAGTAGCGGGTAAAAGCATTGCCACTAGTCATATTGCCTCTGCAGCTTATCGCGTTCATTCTTTTGAATGGTCTAGTGGTGCTGCTGCTGGAATTACCGCGGTTTTTGCTTTGGAACAAGATGTAATACCCTATCAACTAATCGAAACTATGCCTCGACCTAGCGATGAACTCAAGTTATTACAAAAAAAACTTAATGAGAATGGCAATCCTACTGCTTTTCCCAATACTTCTATATTTAATGAGAGTTGGGATGACTGGGAATAA